tgatctctctctttgtgtttgtgtgtgtgtgtgtatggttttttttttcttccttcttgtgtggtgtgtgttaTAACTGTTGCGTTTGTCCTTGCTTGTGTATTTACCATTTCATGTGCATTTTCCACCCACCCCCTCATTTATTCCTGATATATTTCCCTTATCTACTTTTTCGATTCCGTTCCTGCCACCACGTCACGTTACCGCCATCCAACCAACcactttttcaatttttcgTGTGTTTTATATGAATTAAATGCATGTAGGCTTTCATGTGCAGTAATTCCTCTTGTCATTAAACGACAACACACGGAGCCACGGACGCGTAacatttcgttttttttttcttgttcttatTGTTTGGAGGAGAGTTTCATCATTTATTGACTCTTTTCATAATTCCCTTGCAATATGaatgtatgtatttatatatataatatatatgtttacttgtgtttctgtgtgggtatgtttttttccttctttcttggaGCTTCAGATGTGATGATGCTAATGATCATGGTCAGCACAATTATAAGTGTTGctattttctatttttttttctttcatttgatTTTTCtccaacatttttttctttttatttaacTATTCCGTGCGGCGCGTCGATATGCCTTGAGTAATTAACTGATTGGCTCcctgtgttttattttgtttgcttggaTGTGTGGAAGAGCGatggcagcagcagaagcaggaaataaaagaaagaggaagtaaaaaaacaaaaaggaggcaATGGGAGAGAAAGTATATtataacagcagcaacaaaatgaaaaaaaaaaagaaggtatatatatacattgaTTAAACAGAAATTCaggacaaaacaaacgaaaataaaataaaacagataTCTCTTCACTGGCTCACCACTTCGTTTGTTATTTTACCAACAAATCCCGCTGGGCGTGTGACATGTGCAGTTATCCTTACGTCTGTGAAACCGTTATATTACCACTACTACTCTTCTTGCTCTtgtgtttcttgtttctttttaatgtttttttttcctctttcacttcacttcacttgcATGGCACTGCAGCGAACAttagactttttttttgttttcttcccttgttGGCGTTTTTGGcgttgctgttttcttttctttttttgaggggGGTGGGggtattattattgttattattattactatcattatttaTTCACTGCTATTTGCGTTTCTCCCGGTCAGACCGATTGAGATGCTCATATATCTTCCTTTTGattgttttcatttcctttttgttgatgatgatgatgatgatgtttttgatttgttttgttttgttttgttttgttttgtgcccACCAGCACCTCACTGTCAGTTGTTCACACTTTTCcgctacctttttttttttgccgtgCAGGTCTCCAAtaatataaagaaatatatacgtTTGTACTGAACAAATGATGACCTCTTGCATTGGGAAATGAGTGAAAATGCACCGGGTTGTAACGCAAACGCAGCGATGTCCTCGTCCGTTAcctactcttttttttttttcgtttcttcatcacttttgtttttcttccttcctcttgtgtcagtttcctcccttcctgtATCGCAAAGTGAAggctttttcccccttttttgtttggtttggtTTCCTTCGCTTTCACCCCAACCACTGTGTTAGTTACAAACTGTAAAGTTACGCAAAGAagtacacacatatatatatatacgcgcATAGTGACGGTTTTGAAGCGtaaagaaatgaaagaagttaaaggggaaaatgagtTTTTAAGCTGCAATGTGGAACTGTCAGAAGGTGTTGAAGATATTGCTGATGCCTTAAAACTTTGGGAGGATCAATTATATGCAGTAGAGCCACTTCTTGCAATATCGCTCAAGCTTCAACACCTCCAAGACACCACTCGCGGCATTGTTGCATCACTTGCCActtccaaaaagaaattactGCAATCCACAAGATGCCACAAATATAAGCGTCAATATTTACTAAAAATGGAAGACAcaccaaagaaagaaacagcgTTATCGGATTTTTCTTCACCCGATCCAATTGATGAATATGTGCGGCTGCATAAATGCAAGAGGGCGAGGGATGTAAATGTAAATGTAAATGCAAATGCAAATACGGATGCGGGTGATGTTTCGTTGAGTGTTACCGCTGAGGAACATCAGACATGTGTGGAGGCGCTTCTTCGATGGGTTGATGAATCCATGCCATCGGTTGCGGAACCTCATCTCACAGCCTCACGGAAGAAATTAGTCGCTCTCCTCACAAAAGGGGAATCACatggaaaagcaaaaccaaCTAAAGAAACGCTCAGTAATGCTGATGCATTTTGTAGTAAGCATTGGGCATATTATGCGGAGCAGCTGCATGCCGCACACAATGATGAATATGCGGCACTTAGGCGGGTGTGTGCTACGGATATCGGTGAGAGAATTCGCTCTCAAATGAAGTGGGAACAGTCACAAAGCAATTCAGTTCATGTCGTCACGcctgctgcttctgctggtGGTCTTCAGAGAAGTTTCACGCAGTTGTTAGGCGCAAAGGATGCATTGGCGGATTGTCAAAAAGCTGTTACGGTTTTATTATCGCTTCTGGGTGGCGCACTTGATGAATACGATGAACAAACGCACAACGTCATCAAACGCGAAGAGGCATTTTGGAACAACGTACGAATTGCTGAATGTGAAAGTGAAGCGTTACGTTCCTTGTCTCTTCGTGTCAAAAAGCATTGTTGACTGCATCGTCTGTCATAAgtgctttttcccccttgttttaaaaaaaaaaaaaacgagcaTTGTCTCTACCTTGTATTACGTATGATgcctttttttccacttcgtttttgttggtgtttacctttttttcttccgttaTTTTTACCATTTTCCCTGTATTTTCTCTCTGTCTCTGtatctgttgttgctgttttgttttcgttttcgtttttgttctttgcttGGCTCCTTTTCATGATTGTGAAGACGAGACCTCCGACACGAGGTATCGAAGGTTATGACGATTGTGCTGTTTAATTCTATGAATCCACATTACGTTGGAATTAATAAAACGGAACTTTCGCCTGGCGGTGGAGGGCGATGTGGACGCGTTTCTGCATCCTCCCGGGGGGGATCATATATTTTCAGTGACAAAAATGTCGACCCCTTGAAGGTGCTAaaaacttccttttttatttttctctctattttttttctatttgttatttttgttattgttattgttgttgttgttttagtcCTATAATTGGCGCGTGTTTCGCCTCATTTCATCATTCACACCATatcctttgttgttttcatcttttccccCACACGTACTTtacatttctttcctcttttttttttttattttattatttttttcaccctctgCATGTGTATGGTTTGCATTGCgtgtgggaaaaaaaataataaaataaactaaaataaacaacaaaagatggGTAAAACtaacacaaaaaagcagGAGGCTCGTGTTGCCCGCCTGCGTAGCCTTCCAAAGTCGGAGAGGCTCGTAAAGATTGCACGAATTAAAAAGCGTGAGGGAAGGATTCTCGACTCAGCAGAGAAACATGCCTTAAAGATGTCTTCCGAGTATGGTGAAATCATACGGCTTTGGGAGGTTCTCCGCACATCTGAGGGACAATctaaagaagaggaagagaaggaaaaacaaaaaaagaaaggaaagaacaaaaaaggggaggatTCCACCGATGAtgtgaagcagcagaaactcAGTcgatacaaacacaaatacccAACAGTTGACAAACTGCTAAAAAAGATTGAGCCAAAATTCGACACATATGTGAGGACGCCTCGTACAAGTCGTGTCATTCAGTCCATGATAAAGTACGGCTCAACTGAGCAGCTTGGGAAAATTGTTGGACTAATTTCTAGTGGATATGCGAACTACGCAACTGATGCGTATGGTCATTTTGTCGTCGTCGCATTACTTCGTCATGCACCGCATGATTTGTTTGATAAAATCCTGTCACTCACCATTCCCGCCGTCCCCACGCTGATTTCGCATCGCTTCGGCATTGAGGTGATCCACAGCGCGTATAGCAGTAACCTTTGTACGGCTACGAACCGAAACCTTCTAATTTTAGCCGTGTTCAAGGACAACATTGCGCTCATGAAGCGGTGGAAAGGTTATCCCATTTTGGAGGATGTGTTAGCGCAAGAGGTGGAGCAGCGCAAGAGACTTCTTCCTAAACTCTTTGAATTGTGTGAAAAACTTGTGTCGCAAAAAAGTGCTGTGGATTTCCCATTTGTCCAGCGCTTAGCCGCTGCCTTTATTCGAAACGGAACAAAACATGAAGTATCTGAGCTGTGTGACACACTTCGACCACATTTGGCGGTGCTGTGCACAATTCGCGAGGGAGCACCTCTTGCATCACTTGCCTTTTCACTTACGGAGCCTAAAAAGCGAAAGGTTATTTTACGCGCCTTCTCTGAAAACCTTGGTGTACTCGTGGTGAGCAAATACAGTGCTCCCGTCATTGCGCGTCTATTTGATATTGTGTATGATGTGCAACTTCTCTGCAAATATGTGGTGAATGATGTGGTCTCGCATATTACACAACTTATCAACAGTCCCTTTGGACATCAAATTTTGTTACACCTTTTAACACCACATGACGAACGCAAAACTAAATTCCTCCTTCCCAACTGGTTCCAACATAACCTTTACTCCGTGGAGAATACGCGGTGGAATTGCCACACATGGCTCACACATGAGTacaaggaagaggaagttgaGCTGTGTAGCAAAGACGCTGAGCAAACGCATTTGGCTGTGTTGCCAACTTTAATTAAAAAGTTCTTGGAAGTTCTGAGCAACTCCGAAGTGGCTTCAAAACTTAATAAACATTACGTGGGTCTCATTGCAAGGGAGGTGCTGCATGTTCATGAAAAGGAGCCAGCTTACCGGAAGGCACTGAAGCTTTCAGCGAATGATGTTCAAGTGCTGGAACGCTTATCGCTTTCACGTGGAAAGAAGGAACCACGACATGAAGAAGGCGGAAATTCTGTGGGGAAAATCACATCAGaggtacaaaacaaaacgaaagggCGGAGGTTGGAACGGCCGCAAATGCAAAAACCCGCCGAGACTCCCCGAGTTGTTaaaaagatgatgaaaagTAGCGGTGTTGAGAGATCTCGCAAGGAAGGAACTAAAGTGGAAACTGTGAGCCATGCGGTGAGTACactcaagaagaaaaagaaggttcTCCCCAAGAAATAAcgaactgtttttttttcctgctttgttTACGCGGGCGAAGAATAAATGTCACAATGGTGTGAAATGGGgcgggggaggggaacaGAAGCCCTtcgttctttcccttccttttcaagTTAGCAGTTGGATTACTTCAGAaggcacaaaacaaaaaaaaaaagaaaaacacatagcagggcaaaaaaaaaaattttaaaaaggaggaggacgaggaggagggaggaaagaggacAAAGTTACGCAGCACAAATGCAACGTATGCGGTTCCGCTATTTAGAGGAGAGAAAAGTTAAATTGATGTTAGTGTTAGTGCGCCACGCGTCGTCATGCGCACCAAAACATAATTCTTCGTTTCAGGTGTATGCGTTCGAACTCACCATTacctcctcccttcctccccCCGCCCCACGCAACCGACCCGAATGACTCTCTTAATTCGTTATTCGCACCGTtaaaatcattttttttttgttttcacaatGTGCAACGCATCCATTCCTTTTCACCcacccaccccccccccccattccCTATCACTTAACATAAGTTtcgaataaaaataataataataataataacaaaataaaataaaaataaagtgaACGAAAAGTTGCGGTTTGATGTGTGTCCCAACCCATTCTCTTGAATGTGCaatattttcccctcctctcttCTCGTATCTCTTCTTTTAATGTTTACTCCCgcattgtttgtttatgtgtgtttgattgagtggggggggggggggcccACAGTGAAGGAAACACGGAGGAAAAACCTTTagaaaccaaacaaacaaataaataataacacCAACATCAGGGGAAATAATACCGGAGCGAAGAAGTACTGAATTCAAAGTGATATATAgaatagaaagaaaaatcaatcaaaaaaaaggagtattAAACACGAATAGAAGGTACGCAACGAGTAGTCTCCTCATATCTGATTGCATACCCACACTCTGTTATTATCACTcccttctattttattttttattttgttgttgttagaagaaagaaaaaaaaactgagaaacgaaaaaaaaaaggttgtggtggtggtactGTTGAAGAAATAAATGCCACCAAAGAAGAGCAGCAATGCCAAAGCCGGCAAATCCGAAGCTGTCAGCGAAGTGAGCAAAATTAATATGGATTATGTGCAATATGAACTTCCATCACCTGATATGGCTGTTGTGGAAAAATATATTGAAACGGCCAAAGCAAAAGCTCGCGCCTCATCTGCGCAACGAAGGCGGGAAGGCCGAAAGAGTTGTTGGAGGGCGGCGTCACCAAACATGTCACTTTGCAAAAAAATTCGTGGAGTGTTTTGTCCAAATATCTTTCAAACTCTGAAAGGACCTGTGAGGGATTTTGTGTTGGGATTTGTCGTTACTTTCTTCGTCatgtatgtattttttgtgGCGTTGTATTTCGAAAAGGCGCCTTCCAAGCGATAGGCGGTAAAATAGatctcaaaaacaaaagaaagaaagaaaaaaagagggactgaagaaatgaagatgaagatgagaGAAATGAGTGAAGAAGTTACgaggggagggagagaaagaaaaagaaaaagggagggaaggagggaaagaaataatttcaaaataaaacaaaaaaaaagggaagtgacCACAAATAGACGGCAACGCAAACGTTTTACGGTGTCGTATAATTTGGTAACCATCTTTAATGAAAAGTGTCTTCATTAGGCGAGGGACACCgttcgttttttgttttctttatatatacatatatatatatatttatttatttatttatttatatttatatatcctctctctctctctgtgtgttcctcttcctttccctaTCCCTTTCTCTCTAATTCGCTAAATCTTCAtttatcttctttccatcccctccctttccacatcctttgatttgttttggaGGATTTTCGCACATCTTGTCGAGTTTCTACCGATTATTGTGGTGGTGAATTCTCGAATGCATCAAATGGTACAAATAtttctttctgttgcttttgtgttctcccctctttttttcttttaggcGTTGTTATTACCGCTACGGTTGGTATTTTTGTACTTTCTTCGCATTCTTTTGGCATGTGTTGtctttgtatttatttaaatcttgttcttgttgtcGTTTTGCCTTCATACTCTTACAGTTctaaacagaaacaaacaaaaaaaatacctttacatcactttcctttacttcccttttacttcatttctttctttcggcTTTCCTCTACCCATCTGCtgtttgatttatttatttattggtgCTTATGCGTCACGTAAATGTGCacatgaataaataaataaatgaatgaattgttctttgctttattagttcaagggagaaaaaataaataaataataaatagtaGTAACAGCATCACCAACAGTAGCGgcataacaaagaaaatttcaaaaaaaaagaaatagaggtGTGAGTTTATTTGCATCatttataaatattaatATCAAATATAAATGCCTGAGACGCCACAGCGAAATGGATTCAAGCGTCCAAGTCTTGCAGCTAAATTATTCGGTGATGCGGATGTCGTTTATTCGAGAGAAACAACATCTCGACTAACGGATTTTGCGGGAACATTTTTAGTCGGATTTTTCGCGGTTTACTTCACAATTGCGGGATATTTACTTTATCGTGAGGCAGCGCTCtcgtaaaaaataaaaaataatataataataataaataaataaataaataaaggagaagaagagaaaaataaaataaaataaaacgtgTCATGGCGATGTTGTtggatattattattattactatttattCCAACAATGAAGATGCACCCATAACGATCAgttgaagggaaggaaagtgtGAAAAATCAATCATTACACTACCTATTTAGACATAGGTTTGGAGGGGAGagatctttttttaaaaaaaacaaaaaaaaaatctccccGGGTCCCTTTTgtgttcttccttttataCGTGCGGTGTGTTGCGCTGAGAACTCACTGAGAAGTGCGTGACTGcgtatttaaaaataaaaataaaaaaaacaccgtcACCTTCCCTCGGTATTTAGTTAATCATTATATTGCCATacctgtttttattttattttatttacttactCACTTTGATCACAATGTAAGTTCTCGGGCCggtgccgttttttttttgcaatttTTGGTGTTATGATCTTCCATtcgtccctcttttttatctcctttttttttcctttttttttccactgcttTCTCCGCCTACACACttttaaaaatgaaataaaaattgTGCAGCATTTTCGCGCAGAAAGTCAATGTGCTCCCTTTATAAAAGCTAAGAGAATGGGGGAGTGTTGCGTACGCTCATGCGTTTTTGTGAGGGTTAATGAGTTTTCATcctttcaaaacaaaaacacaaaagggagaaaataacagggacaaagggggggaaaaaagtagcaatgttttgtttattgatAATCCGCTAATTTATCTTAACTGCGTTACGGAATATatgatatatatttgtgtgt
Above is a window of Trypanosoma brucei brucei TREU927 chromosome 3, complete sequence DNA encoding:
- a CDS encoding pumilio/PUF RNA binding protein 8, putative (PUF8 : personnal communication (Van-Duc Luu and Christine Clayton, University of Heidelberg)), producing MGKTNTKKQEARVARLRSLPKSERLVKIARIKKREGRILDSAEKHALKMSSEYGEIIRLWEVLRTSEGQSKEEEEKEKQKKKGKNKKGEDSTDDVKQQKLSRYKHKYPTVDKLLKKIEPKFDTYVRTPRTSRVIQSMIKYGSTEQLGKIVGLISSGYANYATDAYGHFVVVALLRHAPHDLFDKILSLTIPAVPTLISHRFGIEVIHSAYSSNLCTATNRNLLILAVFKDNIALMKRWKGYPILEDVLAQEVEQRKRLLPKLFELCEKLVSQKSAVDFPFVQRLAAAFIRNGTKHEVSELCDTLRPHLAVLCTIREGAPLASLAFSLTEPKKRKVILRAFSENLGVLVVSKYSAPVIARLFDIVYDVQLLCKYVVNDVVSHITQLINSPFGHQILLHLLTPHDERKTKFLLPNWFQHNLYSVENTRWNCHTWLTHEYKEEEVELCSKDAEQTHLAVLPTLIKKFLEVLSNSEVASKLNKHYVGLIAREVLHVHEKEPAYRKALKLSANDVQVLERLSLSRGKKEPRHEEGGNSVGKITSEVQNKTKGRRLERPQMQKPAETPRVVKKMMKSSGVERSRKEGTKVETVSHAVSTLKKKKKVLPKK